From the Maioricimonas rarisocia genome, one window contains:
- a CDS encoding NAD-dependent epimerase/dehydratase family protein, with translation MRCLVTGGAGFIGSHLTERLLALGHDVTVLDNLSTGQRDNLAAIEGHERLKIMVGSITDQLFLSEAVRDVDAIYHLAAAVGVKLVADDPVLTIETNIFPTEWLLRLAVQRGQRFFLASTSEVYGKNPKEQWTEEDDLHLGPTSRPRWAYGCSKAIDEFLALAYHRKYDLPVVVGRFFNVVGPRQVGNYGMVVPRFVDQALDGGPLHVYDDGSQVRCFAHVREVVDCIIGLVDTPAAAGGIYNIGSDQPVSIRELAEAVIERVDPSIEIDYTPYSVAYGSDFEDVRRRVPDVSHLEQAIGRRPRMTLGEILDDVIRWKRALRNDAKN, from the coding sequence ATGCGTTGTCTTGTGACGGGCGGAGCCGGATTCATCGGCAGCCATCTGACCGAGCGTCTGCTGGCACTCGGTCATGATGTGACGGTTCTCGACAATCTCTCGACCGGACAGCGGGACAACCTCGCTGCCATCGAAGGGCACGAACGCCTCAAGATCATGGTCGGATCGATCACCGACCAGTTGTTTCTCAGCGAGGCGGTGCGCGACGTCGACGCGATCTATCACCTGGCGGCAGCCGTTGGCGTGAAGCTGGTCGCCGACGACCCCGTGCTGACGATCGAGACCAACATCTTTCCGACCGAGTGGCTGCTGCGGCTGGCCGTTCAGCGCGGGCAGCGGTTCTTCCTTGCCTCGACCAGCGAGGTGTACGGCAAGAATCCGAAAGAGCAATGGACCGAAGAGGACGACCTGCACCTGGGGCCGACGTCGCGTCCCCGTTGGGCGTACGGCTGCTCGAAAGCGATCGACGAGTTTCTCGCGCTGGCCTATCACCGCAAATACGACCTGCCGGTGGTCGTCGGGCGATTCTTCAACGTCGTCGGCCCGCGACAGGTGGGAAACTACGGCATGGTCGTTCCGCGATTTGTGGACCAGGCACTCGACGGCGGTCCGCTGCATGTCTACGACGATGGCAGCCAGGTCCGCTGCTTCGCACACGTGCGTGAAGTCGTCGACTGCATCATCGGACTGGTCGATACTCCCGCAGCCGCCGGCGGCATCTACAACATCGGCAGCGACCAGCCGGTTTCGATCAGGGAGCTTGCCGAGGCAGTGATCGAGCGGGTCGATCCGTCGATCGAGATCGACTACACGCCGTACTCGGTCGCGTACGGCAGCGACTTCGAAGACGTCCGTCGCCGCGTCCCGGACGTCTCTCACCTCGAGCAGGCGATCGGTCGCCGCCCCCGCATGACGCTGGGCGAAATCCTCGACGACGTCATTCGCTGGAAGCGCGCGCTTCGCAACGACGCGAAAAACTGA
- a CDS encoding Gfo/Idh/MocA family protein, with translation MGTLRIGIIGAGGIAAKLHLPEMKTAEDAEVVVLSGRRQSRLETLCRKFDVPRWTNSYEEVIADPEIDGVIVALPHPLHVKYGLMALEAGKHVHMQKPLSTSLEEAEQFVQAAEKTDRTVLSLPFVARPHVLAARQLIEEGRLGQLSSAHARFSHGGPEVYYAGIQEILEEEPDDNLWFFDADRADVGALFDMGVYAIAHLVTLMGSVTAVTCRCTTVAKPTRLEDTASLILDFANGGLGTAETGWCDAAKTFEFSIHGTEGKVVSPSLSGELHHYRPGSRTDEDAPQIHEQIDLSGWPVQNSHQHWVECIRQGVHPPLTNARFARHVTEIMLAGLQSSRERTTVPVHSRLEV, from the coding sequence ATGGGAACGCTCCGCATCGGCATCATCGGAGCCGGCGGCATCGCCGCCAAGCTGCACCTCCCTGAGATGAAGACCGCCGAAGATGCGGAGGTCGTTGTGCTCAGCGGTCGCCGGCAGAGCCGACTCGAAACCCTCTGCCGCAAGTTCGATGTTCCCCGCTGGACGAATTCCTACGAGGAGGTCATCGCCGATCCCGAGATCGACGGCGTGATTGTGGCACTCCCGCACCCGCTGCACGTGAAGTACGGCCTGATGGCTCTCGAAGCCGGCAAACATGTTCACATGCAGAAGCCACTGAGTACCTCGCTGGAAGAAGCCGAGCAGTTCGTGCAGGCGGCCGAAAAGACCGACCGGACAGTTCTGTCTCTTCCGTTCGTTGCCCGACCGCACGTGCTGGCCGCCCGCCAGCTGATCGAAGAGGGCAGACTGGGACAACTGTCGTCGGCCCATGCACGCTTCAGCCATGGCGGACCGGAGGTCTACTACGCCGGCATCCAGGAGATCCTCGAAGAAGAACCGGACGACAACCTGTGGTTCTTCGATGCTGACCGGGCCGACGTCGGCGCACTGTTCGACATGGGCGTTTATGCCATCGCCCACCTGGTGACGCTGATGGGCTCGGTCACTGCCGTCACCTGCCGCTGCACGACGGTCGCCAAGCCGACACGGCTGGAAGACACCGCCTCGCTGATTCTCGATTTCGCGAACGGTGGCCTCGGCACGGCCGAGACCGGTTGGTGCGATGCCGCCAAGACCTTCGAGTTCTCGATTCACGGTACGGAAGGCAAGGTTGTCAGTCCGAGTCTGAGCGGCGAGCTGCATCACTACCGGCCGGGCAGCAGGACGGATGAGGACGCTCCCCAGATCCACGAGCAGATCGACCTGTCCGGCTGGCCGGTGCAGAACTCCCATCAGCACTGGGTCGAGTGCATCCGGCAGGGAGTGCATCCGCCGCTCACCAATGCCCGCTTCGCCCGCCATGTCACCGAGATCATGCTGGCCGGCCTGCAGTCGTCCCGCGAACGAACGACGGTGCCGGTTCACTCGCGGCTCGAGGTCTGA
- a CDS encoding alpha/beta hydrolase: MRVCLAILIGVATCCPAFAQQADQRKGADRKKPAPFRWINALPKNLPSTVRHETFHSESNGAEVGYAIYLPPGYESEENRNRRYPVVYALHGGRPGSEAKAVRLAVPIDRHIRSGEVPAMIYVFPNGGRLSHYDHGRFKGEQAFLELIDHVDQNYRTVADRTGRAVEGFSQGGRGTGRYMFKHADLFCSAAPMGGGHQHEKRISESDGVESASVTIEPATNNTWDLARRFAQSDHPDLQILIVVGDEDFNHEANVDWHQHLTSLGIESRLMVLPGVKHSAMAVYEKIGPTIMNFHAGRFREHGHIDE, encoded by the coding sequence ATGCGCGTCTGTCTCGCCATTCTTATTGGGGTCGCGACCTGTTGCCCCGCATTCGCCCAACAGGCGGATCAACGGAAAGGGGCCGACAGAAAGAAACCGGCGCCGTTTCGCTGGATTAATGCGCTGCCGAAGAACCTGCCTTCGACGGTCCGGCACGAGACGTTCCACAGCGAGTCGAACGGCGCTGAGGTCGGCTACGCGATCTACCTGCCGCCAGGCTACGAGTCCGAAGAGAACCGCAACCGCCGCTATCCGGTCGTCTACGCATTGCACGGCGGACGTCCCGGCAGTGAGGCAAAGGCGGTCCGGCTCGCCGTTCCAATCGACCGACACATTCGCAGCGGCGAAGTCCCCGCGATGATCTACGTCTTCCCCAACGGCGGGAGGCTGAGTCACTACGACCACGGGAGGTTCAAAGGAGAGCAGGCCTTTCTCGAACTGATCGATCACGTTGACCAGAACTACCGCACCGTCGCCGACCGTACCGGACGGGCCGTCGAAGGCTTTTCACAGGGCGGACGCGGCACCGGAAGGTACATGTTCAAACATGCCGACCTGTTCTGCTCGGCGGCGCCGATGGGAGGCGGCCATCAGCACGAGAAGCGAATCAGCGAAAGTGACGGCGTCGAGAGCGCCTCGGTAACGATTGAGCCCGCCACGAACAACACCTGGGATCTGGCCCGGCGATTTGCACAGTCCGATCACCCCGACCTGCAGATTCTGATCGTCGTCGGCGACGAAGACTTCAATCACGAGGCCAACGTCGACTGGCACCAGCATCTGACGTCTCTGGGAATCGAAAGCCGGCTCATGGTTCTGCCCGGCGTCAAGCACAGTGCCATGGCGGTCTACGAGAAGATCGGGCCGACCATCATGAACTTTCATGCCGGGCGCTTTCGCGAACACGGCCACATCGACGAGTAA
- a CDS encoding DUF1559 domain-containing protein yields MRSLNAHSARHRGFTLIELLVVIAIIAILIALLLPAVQQAREAARRTQCKNNLKQIGVAFHNYHDTHSRFPQPAMIGLTVSSGLNITSGASWQTMLLPFFDQAPIYNQYDTNQSPYSATNQLVTPTILNGFLCPSSPGVSLVEYTIPAGTVLGSGFPPTAAELTMRGGACDYGTLDGVRGDFSSVAQSGQNFGGSRSGWGSWSLRILDVPSMSQGGTGGALRDFTDGSSNTILVAEQASRNSLYRLRTLVPTSDPEAAVQQMTGSGAWADVFQGDTWVEGRLYDGTPGSDGGPCAVNCSNFRTAGLYSWHPGGAQIVLGDGSVRFISQNIAAWTLFSLITARGGEVVGEF; encoded by the coding sequence ATGCGATCTCTTAATGCCCATTCTGCGCGGCATCGCGGTTTCACGCTCATCGAACTGCTGGTTGTCATCGCCATTATCGCGATTCTGATCGCGCTGCTGCTGCCGGCGGTGCAGCAGGCCCGGGAGGCAGCTCGCCGGACCCAGTGCAAAAACAACCTCAAGCAGATCGGCGTCGCGTTTCACAACTATCACGATACGCACAGCCGCTTCCCGCAGCCGGCGATGATCGGCCTGACCGTCTCCAGCGGACTGAATATCACCAGCGGCGCCAGCTGGCAGACAATGCTTCTGCCGTTCTTCGATCAGGCTCCCATCTATAACCAGTACGACACGAATCAGTCTCCGTACTCGGCGACGAACCAGTTGGTGACTCCGACGATCCTCAATGGTTTCCTCTGCCCTTCGTCTCCCGGCGTGTCGCTTGTTGAATACACGATTCCAGCAGGGACCGTGCTCGGTTCCGGGTTTCCTCCCACGGCGGCCGAACTGACGATGAGGGGGGGAGCATGCGATTACGGAACGCTCGATGGCGTTCGTGGCGATTTCTCCTCGGTTGCACAATCCGGACAGAACTTCGGCGGCAGCCGCTCCGGCTGGGGAAGCTGGTCGCTGCGGATTCTTGATGTCCCGTCGATGAGCCAAGGGGGAACTGGCGGAGCTCTCCGCGACTTTACCGACGGGTCGAGCAACACCATCCTGGTCGCCGAGCAGGCGAGCCGGAATTCGCTGTATCGCCTGCGGACTCTGGTTCCGACGTCGGATCCCGAGGCCGCCGTTCAGCAGATGACTGGCAGCGGTGCCTGGGCGGACGTGTTTCAGGGGGACACCTGGGTCGAAGGTCGACTTTACGACGGGACGCCCGGATCGGACGGCGGTCCCTGCGCGGTGAACTGCTCGAACTTCCGGACCGCCGGGCTCTATTCCTGGCATCCCGGAGGTGCCCAGATCGTCCTTGGCGACGGCTCGGTCCGGTTCATCAGCCAGAATATCGCTGCCTGGACATTGTTCTCGCTGATTACCGCACGCGGTGGTGAAGTCGTCGGCGAATTCTGA
- a CDS encoding Gfo/Idh/MocA family protein, translated as MHRLSRRSFLNTSLATGAAGLTLMSPQRAKAAPGERVNLCVVGVRGRGMGLARNFAALPQAQITHVCDVNEARFGPAIKAISEIQGTSPQPVQDLRHVLETKSVDAIVVATPDHWHALATIWGCQAGKHVYVEKPISNNVFEGRQMVQAARAYDRAVQVGTQSRSVPHYREAIEYLRSGKLGRVHAAKAWNSQLRRRVPAVPDSPVPSGLDWNIWQGPAAERPYNDNVYTYGWRWLWDYGTGDMGNDGVHDLDIARWGLGVDFPEAVQCTGDKLQFVGDIQQTPDTQYVTFTFPGNKILLYEQRLWSPYTQEGFENGVAFYGNAGYMLIGRRGWKVVEKGNRVVFDKKVDFSDRPHLENFLDAVRTGTDLNCEIEEGYRSTLLAHLGNLSYRVGRPLEFDAASQTLLNDSEASKLLRRDGRKEFVIPETV; from the coding sequence ATGCATCGTCTCTCACGTCGCTCGTTCCTGAACACCTCCCTCGCCACCGGTGCAGCCGGGCTCACGCTGATGTCCCCGCAGCGGGCCAAGGCGGCACCCGGCGAACGGGTCAATCTCTGCGTTGTCGGAGTTCGTGGACGCGGCATGGGCCTGGCCCGCAACTTCGCTGCTCTCCCGCAGGCGCAGATCACGCACGTCTGTGACGTCAACGAAGCCCGGTTCGGCCCGGCCATCAAGGCGATCAGCGAGATCCAGGGAACGTCACCGCAGCCGGTGCAGGATCTCCGTCATGTTCTCGAAACGAAGTCGGTCGACGCCATCGTCGTCGCGACACCGGATCACTGGCACGCCCTCGCGACCATCTGGGGCTGTCAGGCCGGCAAGCATGTCTATGTCGAGAAGCCGATCTCCAACAATGTCTTCGAAGGCCGGCAGATGGTACAGGCGGCCCGCGCGTACGATCGGGCGGTTCAGGTCGGCACGCAGAGCCGCAGTGTTCCCCACTATCGCGAGGCGATCGAGTACCTGCGGTCCGGCAAACTCGGTCGCGTGCACGCGGCCAAGGCGTGGAACAGTCAGCTTCGGCGGCGTGTTCCTGCCGTTCCCGACAGTCCGGTCCCGAGCGGACTCGACTGGAACATCTGGCAGGGACCGGCTGCCGAGCGTCCGTACAACGACAACGTGTACACCTACGGCTGGCGCTGGCTGTGGGACTACGGCACCGGCGACATGGGGAACGACGGCGTCCACGATCTGGACATTGCCCGCTGGGGGCTCGGCGTCGACTTTCCCGAAGCCGTTCAATGTACCGGCGACAAGCTGCAGTTCGTCGGTGACATCCAGCAGACGCCCGACACGCAGTACGTCACGTTCACGTTTCCCGGCAACAAGATCCTGCTGTACGAACAGCGACTGTGGTCGCCGTATACCCAGGAAGGCTTCGAGAACGGCGTGGCGTTCTACGGCAACGCCGGCTACATGCTGATCGGTCGTCGCGGGTGGAAAGTCGTCGAAAAGGGGAACCGCGTCGTCTTCGACAAGAAGGTCGATTTCTCCGATCGGCCCCATCTCGAGAACTTCCTCGACGCCGTGCGGACGGGGACAGACCTCAACTGCGAGATCGAGGAGGGCTACCGTTCGACACTGCTGGCTCACCTGGGAAACCTCTCGTACCGTGTCGGACGTCCACTCGAGTTTGATGCCGCTTCGCAGACACTTCTGAACGACTCCGAGGCCAGCAAGCTGCTCCGGAGAGACGGCCGCAAGGAGTTCGTCATTCCGGAGACGGTCTGA
- a CDS encoding DUF1559 domain-containing protein, with product MRRRNVLSVPHRGFTLIELLVVIAIIAILIALLLPAVQQAREAARRTQCKNNLKQFGLAFHNYHDTHRTFPFAYMVGADLNASSWAIMLLPYIDQAPLYNQWSPHVPAFNEAVALFPANLVQQNLDVIRTPLPAFWCPSTPEEQQHDYTLPANAGGPGVPPFDLTWTAARSDYCITTGIRGTYADIAYAGSAGGSREGAIQPVGLLGGSIARMRDITDGTSNTFMLGERIGGSTVYRRRQRDSALTSMFGGVQGGAWGDFLNGEHWPDGSLADGTPGGGPCIINCSNLRSTGFMSFHDGGAQFLMCDGAVRFISQNLGASVFAALMTRKKGELVGEF from the coding sequence ATGCGACGACGTAATGTTCTTTCTGTTCCGCATCGTGGATTCACCCTCATCGAGCTTCTGGTGGTGATCGCAATCATCGCGATCCTCATCGCCCTGCTGCTCCCTGCCGTGCAGCAGGCTCGCGAGGCGGCCCGCCGTACCCAGTGCAAAAACAATCTCAAGCAGTTCGGGCTCGCGTTTCACAACTACCACGACACACACAGGACGTTTCCCTTCGCCTATATGGTCGGCGCCGATTTGAACGCCTCGTCGTGGGCCATCATGTTGCTTCCTTACATTGATCAGGCACCACTCTATAACCAGTGGAGCCCGCACGTTCCGGCCTTTAACGAAGCCGTGGCCCTGTTCCCGGCCAACCTCGTCCAGCAGAACCTGGATGTCATCCGCACGCCGCTGCCCGCCTTCTGGTGCCCTTCCACCCCCGAAGAGCAGCAGCACGATTACACGCTCCCCGCCAATGCTGGCGGTCCGGGGGTTCCTCCATTCGATCTTACGTGGACGGCCGCCCGTTCGGACTACTGCATCACGACTGGCATCCGTGGCACCTACGCGGACATTGCCTATGCGGGTAGCGCCGGCGGTTCCCGTGAAGGAGCCATCCAGCCCGTCGGACTGCTCGGCGGCAGCATCGCCCGCATGCGGGACATTACCGACGGGACTTCGAACACATTCATGCTCGGTGAACGCATCGGAGGCTCGACGGTCTATCGCAGACGGCAGCGGGACTCGGCGCTGACCAGTATGTTCGGCGGTGTTCAGGGCGGAGCATGGGGAGACTTTCTCAACGGCGAGCACTGGCCGGATGGCTCACTTGCCGACGGCACTCCCGGGGGCGGTCCGTGCATCATCAATTGCTCGAATCTGCGGAGCACCGGCTTCATGAGCTTCCATGATGGTGGCGCCCAGTTCCTGATGTGCGACGGTGCCGTCCGGTTCATAAGCCAGAACCTCGGTGCCTCCGTCTTCGCAGCCCTGATGACGCGCAAGAAGGGCGAGCTTGTCGGCGAGTTCTGA
- a CDS encoding transthyretin-like family protein has product MLAVALLLALGCGENMPVGDRVPTVPVKGQLLVDGEPAAAVKVQCVRNSGPQDGLPGSGAFTDEEGRFAVSTFVSGDGVPTGAYRVTFFWGQYNLMNGRYVGPDKLEGKYSDPDESKITFTVEDQGKPVDLGTIELSTK; this is encoded by the coding sequence ATGCTGGCAGTTGCGCTGTTGCTGGCGCTTGGCTGCGGCGAAAACATGCCGGTTGGTGATCGCGTGCCGACAGTTCCCGTGAAGGGGCAGTTGCTTGTCGACGGCGAGCCGGCTGCAGCGGTGAAAGTTCAATGCGTACGGAACAGCGGCCCCCAGGACGGTCTCCCCGGTTCCGGAGCGTTCACCGATGAAGAGGGGCGATTTGCCGTATCGACGTTTGTTTCCGGCGATGGAGTCCCCACAGGGGCGTACCGCGTCACGTTCTTCTGGGGGCAGTACAACCTGATGAACGGGCGGTACGTCGGGCCGGACAAGCTCGAAGGGAAGTACAGCGATCCGGATGAATCGAAAATTACGTTCACGGTCGAAGATCAGGGCAAGCCCGTCGATCTGGGCACGATCGAACTCTCGACCAAATAA
- a CDS encoding PhoPQ-activated pathogenicity-related family protein → MRLLPFLLLWSIAVPLAAADPANQSRSAAEALQRYVDAPEDVYAWTLKESVQAFSGTTHRLELVSQTWQGIVWKHALQVYEPADLDHPEHMLLFVAGGRNGGIPNGGDIARGMQLAQLCGARIAMLHQVPNQPLLGNRVEDDLITETWLKYLETGDENWPLLFPMAKSAVKAMDALEEFSEEKFDQTLEGFVITGGSKRGWTSWLTPVADDRIIATAPFVIDVLNFRPQMKHQLDSWGEFSEQIHSYTRKGLVKLPDEEETPREARLREMMDPFSYREKVKIPKLLIVGTNDRFWVVDSMNIYFDDLVGPRYVRQVPNAGHSLQGGREGAMASLGVFFRHVVTGEQMPELTWKFSNSEEQFSLRIQTDTTPSQVRLWSATSDSKDFREATWTSSPMTGANGDHVATIERPDNGHVAVFGEVQFEYEGIPWSLTTLVYRR, encoded by the coding sequence ATGCGTTTACTGCCTTTCCTGCTGCTGTGGTCTATCGCCGTGCCGCTGGCCGCCGCTGACCCGGCCAATCAGTCCCGGTCCGCAGCCGAGGCACTGCAGCGGTACGTCGATGCACCGGAGGACGTCTACGCCTGGACGCTCAAGGAATCCGTCCAGGCATTCTCCGGCACCACGCATCGCCTGGAGCTTGTCTCGCAGACCTGGCAGGGCATCGTCTGGAAACATGCCCTGCAGGTCTATGAACCGGCAGACCTCGACCACCCGGAACACATGCTGTTGTTCGTGGCGGGCGGCCGGAACGGCGGGATCCCCAACGGGGGGGACATCGCCAGAGGGATGCAGCTGGCGCAACTGTGTGGAGCGCGCATCGCCATGCTGCACCAGGTCCCGAACCAGCCGCTGCTCGGCAATCGTGTTGAAGACGATCTGATTACCGAGACCTGGCTGAAGTATCTGGAAACCGGCGACGAGAACTGGCCGCTGCTGTTCCCGATGGCCAAGAGTGCCGTCAAGGCAATGGATGCTCTCGAGGAGTTCTCGGAAGAGAAGTTCGACCAGACGCTGGAAGGGTTCGTCATCACCGGCGGGTCGAAGCGCGGGTGGACGAGCTGGCTCACACCGGTCGCCGACGATCGTATCATCGCCACGGCGCCGTTCGTCATCGACGTGCTCAACTTTCGGCCGCAGATGAAGCATCAGCTCGACTCGTGGGGAGAGTTCAGCGAGCAGATTCATTCGTACACCCGCAAGGGCCTCGTCAAACTTCCGGACGAAGAAGAGACGCCCCGCGAAGCCCGGCTGAGAGAGATGATGGATCCGTTCTCCTATCGGGAGAAGGTAAAGATCCCCAAGCTGCTCATTGTCGGAACCAACGACCGTTTCTGGGTCGTCGACTCGATGAACATCTATTTCGACGACCTTGTCGGACCACGCTACGTCCGGCAGGTTCCCAATGCCGGCCACAGCCTCCAGGGAGGTCGTGAGGGTGCCATGGCTTCGCTTGGTGTGTTCTTTCGGCACGTCGTCACCGGAGAACAGATGCCGGAACTGACGTGGAAGTTTTCCAACTCCGAAGAGCAGTTCAGCCTGAGGATCCAGACCGACACGACGCCCTCGCAGGTGCGGCTCTGGTCGGCCACGTCGGACAGCAAGGACTTTCGTGAGGCGACCTGGACTTCCTCGCCGATGACCGGTGCGAACGGGGACCACGTCGCGACAATCGAGCGCCCCGATAATGGGCACGTGGCTGTGTTCGGCGAAGTGCAGTTCGAGTACGAGGGAATTCCCTGGTCGCTGACCACGCTCGTCTACCGCCGCTGA
- a CDS encoding peroxidase family protein translates to MRHVPQPHPAAASGTVFSTIRRTRPRRVAAFITAIVTLASAGQSSAQNTRSRTTARLNDADAGYRIQLEAVRNIDGTDSSGSGFQGAAHTPLRRNAPADYPGDGSGEEILTSSDRTNPRTVSNLVVAQDGVSLPNQRGMSDFTWAWGQFLDHDIDLTHTSPLNGTADIEIEDPNDPLGPNPIPVNRSDFDLSTGTPGNPRQQINEITAFIDASNVYGSDDVRAMTLRTLSGGLLKTSDGDLLPFNEEGLPNDGSPMADFFVAGDVRANENVVLTSMHTLFVREHNRLARLIGMMAPDATDEEIYQLARKIVGAELQIITFNEFLPAVLGPEAPTPDEGFYDSAVDPSIANEFAHALYRFGHSLLSSNLLLADEEGIVGDVALRDAFFNPLLLSSDPTMFDLLLGGLALQPCQELDCRIVDDLRNFLFGPPGAGGLDLASLNIQRGRDHGLPDYNLLRTAYGLPLLDSVEEITSDPMTQLALETAYDSIDNIDPWVGALSEDHLPGASVGPTLAAGLSEQFRRLLAGDRFSVLNDPDLMQPIVEAVTPLPNVSLADVVRANSTVRVLPDNVFFVDPPVDSDVVVRFDPVGNRVFVTGNRGMNRLVVRQTQQGLRVEGYDGTRINGRESLVVNARARYAVTVDLGGGDDGILFVNCQAREACVMLGDGNDEIRTWRSSATKVFFDPGEGQDSVPRDAGFTEE, encoded by the coding sequence ATGCGACACGTCCCTCAGCCACACCCGGCCGCAGCTTCCGGCACCGTTTTCTCGACGATCCGACGAACCCGACCGCGGCGCGTGGCGGCATTTATCACTGCGATCGTGACGCTGGCCTCCGCGGGCCAGAGCAGTGCCCAGAACACGCGCAGCAGGACGACTGCGCGACTCAACGATGCCGATGCGGGCTACCGCATCCAACTCGAGGCCGTCCGTAACATCGATGGAACGGACAGTTCCGGCAGTGGGTTTCAGGGGGCCGCTCACACTCCGCTGCGAAGGAACGCGCCGGCCGACTATCCGGGTGACGGCTCAGGAGAGGAAATCCTCACCTCCAGCGACCGTACGAATCCAAGAACGGTCAGCAATCTCGTGGTGGCTCAGGACGGTGTCTCTCTGCCGAACCAGCGGGGAATGAGCGACTTCACCTGGGCGTGGGGGCAGTTTCTGGACCACGACATTGACCTCACCCACACGTCGCCGCTCAACGGCACCGCCGACATCGAAATCGAGGATCCGAACGATCCACTCGGCCCGAACCCGATCCCGGTCAATCGATCCGACTTCGACCTTTCCACCGGAACGCCCGGCAACCCGCGTCAACAGATCAACGAGATCACGGCGTTCATTGATGCGTCGAACGTGTACGGCTCCGACGATGTCCGGGCCATGACGCTTCGAACACTCTCCGGAGGATTGCTGAAAACCAGCGACGGCGATCTGTTGCCGTTCAACGAGGAGGGGCTTCCCAACGATGGCAGCCCGATGGCCGACTTCTTCGTTGCCGGTGATGTGCGGGCCAACGAGAACGTCGTGCTGACATCGATGCACACGCTGTTTGTTCGTGAGCACAACCGACTGGCGCGCCTGATCGGAATGATGGCTCCGGACGCAACCGACGAAGAGATCTATCAGCTCGCCCGCAAGATCGTCGGTGCCGAGTTGCAGATCATTACATTCAACGAGTTCCTGCCGGCCGTGCTCGGTCCCGAAGCTCCCACGCCGGACGAAGGCTTCTACGATTCGGCCGTCGACCCTTCGATTGCCAACGAGTTTGCCCACGCCCTGTACCGTTTCGGGCACAGCCTGCTCTCGTCCAATCTGCTGCTCGCTGACGAGGAGGGAATCGTGGGGGACGTCGCGTTGAGGGATGCATTCTTCAATCCCTTGCTCCTGTCGAGTGATCCCACGATGTTCGATCTGTTGCTGGGGGGACTGGCCCTGCAACCCTGCCAGGAACTGGATTGCCGGATCGTCGACGATCTGCGCAACTTCCTGTTCGGCCCTCCAGGGGCGGGTGGACTCGATCTGGCGTCGCTCAACATCCAGCGGGGACGTGATCACGGGCTGCCGGACTACAACCTCCTCCGGACGGCCTACGGCCTGCCACTGCTCGACAGCGTCGAAGAGATCACGTCCGATCCGATGACACAACTGGCGCTCGAGACGGCTTACGACTCAATCGACAATATCGACCCGTGGGTGGGGGCCCTGTCCGAAGACCACCTCCCCGGCGCGAGCGTCGGTCCGACACTCGCCGCCGGTCTGAGCGAACAGTTCCGCCGGCTGCTGGCCGGAGACCGCTTCTCGGTGCTCAATGATCCGGACCTGATGCAGCCGATCGTCGAAGCAGTCACCCCGTTGCCGAACGTTTCGCTGGCGGACGTCGTCCGGGCCAATTCGACGGTTCGCGTGCTTCCTGACAACGTCTTCTTTGTGGATCCGCCGGTGGACTCGGACGTCGTCGTGCGATTCGATCCTGTCGGCAACCGCGTATTCGTCACCGGAAACCGGGGGATGAACCGACTCGTGGTTCGGCAGACGCAGCAGGGACTGCGCGTCGAAGGATACGACGGCACGCGGATCAACGGCAGAGAGTCACTCGTCGTCAACGCGCGAGCGCGTTATGCAGTGACGGTCGACCTCGGTGGCGGCGATGACGGCATCCTGTTCGTCAACTGCCAGGCCCGCGAGGCATGTGTCATGCTCGGCGACGGCAATGACGAGATCCGGACCTGGCGATCCTCGGCCACGAAAGTCTTCTTCGATCCGGGTGAAGGACAGGATTCTGTTCCGCGCGATGCCGGCTTCACCGAAGAGTAA
- a CDS encoding type II toxin-antitoxin system HicB family antitoxin, producing the protein MAKNAKPPRIPLRVVFYYHEDQWVAHCLEFDLVGCGHSREEALSLLTDAIAVQVDVSIDENNPANLFRPADGRYFEMFARGKPTRVAHGEVTIGEIETREFSEDNGYALA; encoded by the coding sequence ATGGCGAAGAATGCGAAGCCACCGCGGATTCCGCTTCGAGTCGTGTTCTACTACCACGAGGATCAGTGGGTTGCGCACTGCCTTGAGTTCGATCTGGTGGGTTGCGGTCACAGCAGGGAAGAAGCGTTGTCGCTGCTGACCGACGCGATCGCAGTTCAGGTCGATGTCTCGATCGATGAGAATAATCCGGCCAATCTCTTCCGCCCAGCCGACGGTCGCTACTTCGAAATGTTTGCCAGAGGCAAGCCAACTCGGGTCGCTCATGGCGAGGTCACGATCGGCGAGATCGAAACGCGCGAATTCTCTGAGGATAACGGGTACGCCCTTGCGTGA